From Micromonospora sp. NBC_01699, a single genomic window includes:
- a CDS encoding tryptophan 2,3-dioxygenase — protein sequence MVGDPTRTGGVIRQVNAAERAARAAANAGEPTLEFVDRTPYDAYVHASTLHTLQQTLSKDPGEMSFLMVSQIMELYFGLTCFELRETRQRLRDDDVWGSLPSLRRAALHLEGLNAAWRGLRWMTPADFNKFRDLLGEGSGFQSAMYRQLEFLLGLKTASLVRPFRRQPAVYEALVDALHEPSLWDETLALLARRGFDLAVAPPDRDPTDPTESTDPTESTDPTESTESTESTAPTEPTEPDAAVERAWVEIYADTGPENLLRPLGEALTEVAEQFGDWRYQHLKATQRAMGAKAGSGGSGGVTWLQRSMARTVFPELWSARTLM from the coding sequence GTGGTCGGGGACCCGACCCGTACCGGTGGGGTGATCCGGCAGGTGAACGCGGCCGAGCGGGCCGCCCGCGCGGCGGCGAACGCGGGCGAGCCGACGCTGGAGTTCGTCGACCGTACGCCGTACGACGCGTACGTGCACGCCAGCACCCTGCACACGTTGCAGCAGACGCTGAGCAAGGATCCGGGCGAGATGTCGTTCCTGATGGTCAGCCAGATCATGGAGCTGTACTTCGGCCTCACCTGTTTCGAACTGCGCGAGACCCGGCAGCGGTTACGCGATGACGACGTCTGGGGTTCGCTGCCCTCGCTGCGCCGGGCGGCGCTGCACCTGGAGGGGCTCAACGCGGCCTGGCGCGGCCTGCGCTGGATGACCCCGGCCGACTTCAACAAGTTCCGCGACCTGCTCGGCGAGGGCTCCGGCTTCCAGTCCGCGATGTACCGGCAACTGGAGTTCCTGCTCGGCCTGAAGACCGCCTCGCTGGTCCGCCCGTTCCGCCGCCAGCCGGCGGTGTACGAGGCCCTGGTCGACGCTCTGCACGAACCGAGCCTCTGGGACGAGACGCTGGCGCTGCTCGCCCGCCGGGGCTTCGATCTCGCGGTCGCCCCGCCGGACCGGGACCCGACCGACCCGACCGAGTCGACCGACCCGACCGAGTCGACCGACCCGACCGAGTCGACCGAGTCGACCGAGTCGACCGCGCCGACTGAGCCGACTGAGCCGGACGCGGCGGTCGAGCGGGCCTGGGTCGAGATCTACGCCGACACCGGCCCGGAGAACCTGCTGCGCCCGCTCGGCGAGGCGCTGACCGAGGTCGCCGAGCAGTTCGGCGACTGGCGCTACCAGCACCTCAAGGCGACCCAGCGGGCGATGGGCGCCAAGGCCGGCTCCGGTGGCTCGGGCGGCGTGACCTGGCTGCAACGGAGCATGGCCCGTACGGTCTTCCCCGAGCTGTGGTCGGCCCGGACGCTGATGTGA
- a CDS encoding Lrp/AsnC family transcriptional regulator, with protein MDDMDWALLRELQADARLSFSELSRRVHLSPPAVAERVRRLEEAGVVTGYHAHVDLARAGRSVVALIRMSCYGPRCILRDPSVPGWPEVLEIHRITGDACSVLKVAAGSIDAFEQVIDRLAPYGQPSSTMVLSSPLNWHPVTPLPPPEPVEP; from the coding sequence GTGGACGACATGGACTGGGCGCTGCTGCGCGAGTTGCAGGCCGATGCCCGGCTCTCGTTCAGCGAGCTGTCCCGCCGGGTGCACCTGTCCCCACCGGCGGTCGCCGAGCGGGTCCGCCGGCTGGAGGAGGCCGGGGTGGTGACCGGCTACCACGCGCATGTCGACCTGGCTCGGGCCGGCCGGAGCGTGGTGGCGCTGATCCGAATGTCCTGTTACGGGCCCCGGTGCATCCTGCGCGACCCGTCCGTCCCCGGTTGGCCGGAGGTGCTGGAGATCCACCGGATCACCGGTGACGCGTGCAGTGTGCTGAAGGTCGCCGCCGGGTCGATCGACGCCTTCGAGCAGGTGATCGACCGGCTCGCCCCGTACGGGCAGCCGTCGAGCACGATGGTGCTCTCGTCCCCGTTGAACTGGCACCCGGTCACCCCGCTGCCGCCGCCGGAGCCGGTCGAACCCTGA
- a CDS encoding class F sortase encodes MGERRAPVRAAHSRMCRLARRLATEASAASIVTPDTADRTAPGTLRPGSGRAVGTARAVGTAQPPGQRVTRVRGGVRRRPGPIPIIIVLMGLIITGFGVQYVTGTNFLPGFSSGSRPPPRKFPVMEPSPPTAISIGSLDVRARVHRVGIAPDGSIAVPPPDRYQEAGWYDQSPTPGQYGPAVIVGHVDTRTGPAVFHDLADVRPGARIEVTRMDRSVAVFEVNSVKRYDKSELPTDRVFDDFNRPGLRLITCGGRWVGGATGYADNVVVFASLVSTRPP; translated from the coding sequence ATGGGTGAACGCCGAGCGCCGGTCCGGGCGGCGCACAGCCGGATGTGCCGCCTCGCCCGGCGGCTCGCCACCGAGGCGTCGGCGGCGAGCATCGTCACCCCGGACACCGCCGACCGGACCGCGCCCGGAACGCTGCGGCCGGGCTCGGGGCGGGCGGTCGGTACGGCCCGTGCGGTCGGCACCGCCCAACCACCCGGTCAGCGGGTCACCCGCGTACGCGGCGGCGTACGGCGACGTCCCGGACCGATACCGATCATCATCGTGCTGATGGGCCTGATCATCACCGGGTTCGGGGTGCAGTACGTGACCGGCACGAACTTCCTGCCCGGTTTCAGCTCCGGCAGCCGCCCGCCGCCGCGCAAGTTCCCGGTCATGGAACCGAGCCCACCGACCGCCATCTCGATCGGTTCGCTGGATGTGCGGGCCCGGGTCCACCGGGTCGGGATCGCACCGGACGGTTCGATCGCCGTACCGCCGCCGGACCGTTACCAGGAGGCCGGCTGGTACGACCAGAGCCCCACCCCGGGCCAGTACGGTCCGGCGGTGATCGTCGGCCACGTGGACACCCGGACCGGGCCGGCGGTCTTCCACGACCTGGCCGACGTCCGGCCCGGTGCCCGGATCGAGGTGACCCGGATGGACCGGTCGGTGGCCGTCTTCGAGGTCAATTCGGTCAAGCGGTACGACAAGTCGGAGCTGCCCACCGACCGGGTGTTCGACGACTTCAACCGCCCCGGCCTGCGTCTGATCACCTGTGGTGGCCGCTGGGTCGGCGGCGCCACCGGCTACGCGGACAACGTGGTGGTCTTCGCCTCACTCGTCTCCACCCGCCCGCCATAA
- a CDS encoding HNH endonuclease — protein sequence MPDIRPTVGSGSLVLNATYEPLCVVSVRRAAILVLSAKAVCVADGEGMLHSARNSLPVPSVVRLTRFVRVPYRSHVGLSRRAIFARDGSRCAYCRGPAETIDHVFPRSRGGRHAWENVVAACAKCNHSKGDKTPAELGWRLHALPAPPKGTAWRVLGHRAPDPRWADWLDLREADLAA from the coding sequence ATGCCTGACATACGACCCACGGTGGGCTCTGGCTCGTTGGTGCTCAACGCTACGTATGAGCCGCTGTGTGTCGTTTCGGTGCGTCGAGCCGCGATCCTCGTCCTCTCCGCGAAGGCGGTCTGTGTCGCCGACGGCGAGGGCATGCTGCACAGCGCCCGCAACTCGCTCCCGGTCCCGTCGGTGGTCCGGCTGACCCGCTTCGTCCGGGTGCCCTACCGCAGCCACGTCGGCCTCTCCCGTCGGGCGATCTTCGCCCGGGACGGCTCGCGGTGCGCGTACTGCCGGGGGCCGGCGGAGACCATCGACCACGTCTTCCCGCGCAGCCGGGGTGGCCGGCACGCCTGGGAGAACGTCGTGGCGGCCTGCGCCAAGTGCAACCACAGCAAGGGCGACAAGACCCCGGCCGAGCTCGGCTGGCGGCTGCACGCGCTGCCGGCCCCGCCCAAGGGCACGGCCTGGCGAGTGCTCGGCCACCGCGCCCCCGACCCGCGCTGGGCCGACTGGCTCGACCTACGCGAAGCCGACCTAGCCGCCTGA
- a CDS encoding mechanosensitive ion channel family protein, translating into MNLAILSAVPTPSPSVTSTPRPSQSCLDSFLCRAVLDATDTPWFAEGSYYILIKPLRIIAIVLVAMLIRFLLHRTISRLVDATAEGVPTVLKPLRERIPTAAVDPSLVVPERRRQRAAAIGSVLRSLVTAIVFGIAVLLVLSELSFNLAPLLASAGIAGVALGFGAQTLVKDLIAGLFMLLEDQYGVGDTVDLGEATGVVEAVGLRITTIRDGRGVLWYIRNGEIIRVGNKSQGWAMVVVDMPIGFAGTEEATAVLRTAAASVAVDPELAPEIVEAPEVLGVEQVTVDGAVIRTVVKTTADGQLPVGRELRRRLAEALENSGITAQIAASRMYLRSPSPPPEGHETGQGGAT; encoded by the coding sequence GTGAATCTCGCGATCCTGTCCGCCGTACCGACACCGAGCCCGTCGGTGACCTCCACCCCGCGCCCCAGCCAGAGCTGCCTGGACAGCTTCCTGTGCCGGGCGGTGCTGGACGCGACCGACACCCCCTGGTTCGCCGAGGGCAGCTACTACATCCTGATCAAGCCGCTGCGCATCATCGCGATCGTGCTCGTCGCGATGCTGATCCGGTTCCTGCTGCACCGGACCATCAGCCGACTGGTGGACGCCACCGCGGAGGGCGTGCCGACCGTACTCAAGCCGCTGCGGGAGCGGATCCCGACCGCCGCGGTCGACCCGTCGCTGGTCGTACCGGAGCGGCGGCGCCAACGGGCCGCGGCGATCGGTTCGGTACTGCGCAGCCTGGTCACCGCCATCGTCTTCGGGATCGCCGTACTGCTGGTGCTGAGCGAACTCAGCTTCAACCTGGCACCGCTGCTGGCCAGCGCCGGAATCGCCGGGGTGGCGCTCGGCTTCGGCGCCCAGACGCTGGTCAAGGACCTGATCGCCGGCCTGTTCATGCTGCTGGAGGACCAGTACGGGGTGGGTGACACGGTCGACCTCGGCGAGGCGACCGGGGTGGTCGAGGCGGTCGGGCTGCGGATCACCACGATCCGGGACGGCCGGGGCGTGCTCTGGTACATCCGCAACGGCGAGATCATCCGGGTCGGCAACAAGAGCCAGGGCTGGGCGATGGTGGTGGTCGACATGCCGATCGGCTTCGCCGGTACGGAGGAGGCGACCGCGGTGCTGCGTACGGCGGCGGCGTCGGTGGCGGTGGACCCGGAACTCGCACCGGAGATCGTCGAGGCACCGGAGGTGCTCGGCGTCGAACAGGTCACGGTGGACGGTGCGGTGATCCGTACGGTGGTCAAAACGACCGCGGATGGTCAGTTGCCGGTCGGACGGGAGCTGCGTCGGCGGCTGGCCGAGGCACTGGAGAACTCGGGCATCACGGCACAGATCGCGGCCTCGCGGATGTACCTGCGGTCGCCGTCGCCACCGCCGGAGGGTCACGAGACCGGCCAGGGTGGAGCCACCTGA
- a CDS encoding MFS transporter — protein MEAPVSDATRTPEGPATFREVFAQPEFRALYTANAFSWLGDYLARAAVTVLVFQETSSVALSAAAFAVSFLPWLVGGPLLAAVAERHPYRTVMVVCDLTRMVLIGIIAIPGLPVPVILVLLFGITLANPPSQAARSALIPMLLTGDRLVVGLAVSTSTGQAAQIVGYVLGASVATLNPSAALLINTGTFALSAALIRFRIHQRPAAMSEEHRSHLLRETAEGFRLVFGTPVLRAIAIVVFASMLFAIVPEGLAAGWAAEFAAVSDGDHPGRGFTQAMIMIASPLGFILGGLTIGRGLRPDLRRALIRPFAVLAPLALVPALLNPTPPLIALMALVSGFAVAGLLPVANGLFVQALPPGFRARAFGVMSSGMQVLQGGAVLVTGVLAGQFDIPLVVGLWSVGGVLLMLVVATQWPTTAEFNAAIAEATRQSPAPAEAHRPADEPVGDRAPGAPTSPSGVSTL, from the coding sequence ATGGAGGCCCCCGTGTCCGACGCGACACGTACGCCCGAAGGGCCGGCTACGTTCCGCGAGGTGTTCGCGCAGCCGGAGTTCCGGGCGCTCTACACGGCCAACGCGTTCTCCTGGCTCGGCGACTATCTGGCCCGTGCCGCCGTCACCGTACTCGTCTTCCAGGAGACCAGTTCGGTAGCCCTCTCCGCCGCCGCGTTCGCGGTGAGCTTCCTGCCCTGGCTGGTCGGCGGTCCGCTGCTCGCCGCGGTGGCGGAACGGCATCCGTACCGGACCGTGATGGTGGTCTGCGACCTGACCCGGATGGTGCTGATCGGCATCATCGCGATCCCCGGCCTGCCGGTCCCGGTCATCCTGGTGCTGCTGTTCGGCATCACCCTGGCCAATCCGCCGAGCCAGGCGGCCCGCTCGGCGCTGATCCCGATGCTGCTCACCGGTGACCGCCTGGTGGTCGGTCTGGCGGTCAGCACCAGCACCGGCCAGGCCGCCCAGATCGTCGGGTACGTGCTCGGCGCCTCCGTCGCCACGCTGAACCCGAGTGCCGCGCTGCTGATCAACACCGGCACCTTCGCGCTCTCCGCCGCGTTGATCCGGTTCCGGATCCACCAGCGACCGGCCGCGATGAGCGAGGAGCACCGCAGCCACCTGCTCCGGGAGACCGCCGAGGGCTTCCGGCTGGTCTTCGGCACGCCGGTGCTGCGGGCCATCGCGATAGTGGTCTTCGCCTCGATGCTCTTCGCGATCGTGCCGGAGGGCCTGGCCGCCGGCTGGGCGGCCGAGTTCGCGGCGGTCTCGGACGGCGACCATCCCGGACGCGGATTCACCCAGGCCATGATCATGATCGCCAGCCCGCTCGGCTTTATCCTCGGCGGGCTGACCATCGGGCGGGGACTGCGGCCGGACCTGCGCCGGGCACTGATCCGCCCGTTCGCGGTGCTGGCCCCGCTCGCCCTGGTGCCGGCCCTACTCAACCCGACCCCGCCCCTGATCGCGTTGATGGCACTGGTCAGCGGCTTCGCCGTGGCCGGTCTGCTGCCGGTCGCCAACGGGCTGTTCGTGCAGGCCCTGCCGCCCGGTTTCCGGGCTCGGGCGTTCGGCGTGATGAGCAGCGGGATGCAGGTGCTCCAGGGCGGTGCCGTACTGGTCACCGGGGTCCTGGCCGGGCAGTTCGACATCCCGCTCGTGGTCGGCCTGTGGAGCGTCGGCGGGGTGCTGCTGATGCTGGTCGTCGCGACCCAGTGGCCCACCACCGCCGAGTTCAACGCCGCCATCGCGGAGGCCACCCGGCAGTCACCGGCCCCGGCCGAGGCGCACCGCCCGGCGGACGAGCCGGTCGGCGACCGGGCACCCGGTGCCCCGACCTCGCCGAGCGGCGTCAGCACACTGTGA
- a CDS encoding globin — protein MRTWQDGTVTSPGEGDQARTPATLFEAIGGEPTFRKLVDEFYVGVASDPLLRPLYPEEDLRPAADRMTLFLMQYWGGPGTYSEQRGHPRLRMRHAPFRVGPAERDAWLRAMRRAVDSLALPQEYEQTLWDYLERAAYFMVNTNDDTPATPPQTP, from the coding sequence ATGCGCACCTGGCAGGATGGAACGGTGACGTCTCCAGGTGAGGGCGACCAGGCGCGTACGCCGGCGACCCTGTTCGAAGCGATCGGCGGCGAGCCGACCTTCCGCAAGCTGGTCGACGAGTTCTACGTCGGGGTCGCCAGCGACCCGCTGCTGCGCCCGCTCTATCCCGAAGAGGATCTGCGCCCGGCGGCCGACCGGATGACCCTGTTCCTGATGCAGTACTGGGGCGGCCCGGGCACCTATTCCGAACAGCGGGGACACCCCCGGCTGCGGATGCGGCACGCGCCGTTCCGGGTCGGACCGGCCGAGCGCGACGCCTGGCTGCGGGCGATGCGCCGGGCCGTGGACAGCCTGGCCCTACCCCAGGAGTACGAGCAGACGCTCTGGGACTACCTGGAGCGAGCCGCCTACTTCATGGTCAACACCAACGACGACACCCCCGCCACCCCACCCCAAACCCCCTAA
- a CDS encoding YbjN domain-containing protein — translation MPWWSWRPGHTVASGEPETRSRISVDEAVRVGPPAPREPEHDSDQTEPVTTTERPAPVEPAVVAPVTLRRLGDALDLLDVRYLADGDGSLLAMWERHAVLFTLEGPEDEILVMRARPYSTVPPDWADRAYRVVNEWNHAQRFAKAYVGDPTERGQLPIYAEMQVPMRSGAHDALLVEVLDCGAAMATTFVDWLHDEGALL, via the coding sequence ATGCCGTGGTGGTCATGGCGCCCCGGTCACACCGTCGCGAGCGGTGAGCCGGAGACTCGAAGCAGGATCTCCGTGGACGAGGCCGTCCGGGTAGGACCGCCCGCCCCGCGAGAGCCGGAGCACGATTCCGATCAGACTGAACCAGTCACGACAACCGAACGGCCCGCGCCGGTCGAGCCCGCCGTCGTCGCACCGGTCACCCTGCGCCGGCTCGGCGACGCGCTCGACCTGCTCGACGTGCGCTACCTCGCCGACGGCGACGGCAGCCTGCTCGCCATGTGGGAGCGGCACGCGGTGCTCTTCACCCTCGAAGGGCCCGAGGACGAGATCCTGGTGATGCGCGCCCGGCCGTACTCCACCGTGCCGCCGGACTGGGCCGACCGGGCCTACCGCGTCGTCAACGAGTGGAACCACGCCCAGCGGTTCGCCAAGGCGTACGTGGGCGACCCGACCGAGCGCGGCCAGTTGCCGATCTACGCCGAGATGCAGGTGCCGATGCGCTCCGGTGCGCACGACGCGCTGCTGGTCGAGGTGCTCGACTGCGGCGCAGCGATGGCAACCACCTTCGTCGACTGGCTCCACGACGAAGGCGCCCTCCTCTAA
- a CDS encoding acyl-CoA thioesterase, producing MTSPVAAEHPPAARYVYHCALRWSDLDAYGHVNNARFLTLYEEARVALMFVGGRAWGLNSFADGVVIARHEVDYLRPVDYALGRATAEQAPMVRIELWVEEIKASRFTIGYELFDGETLASRARSVLVPYDLEQGRPRRLTEDERAFLRPYQLS from the coding sequence GTGACTAGTCCGGTCGCGGCCGAGCACCCGCCGGCAGCCCGGTACGTCTACCACTGCGCGCTGCGCTGGTCCGACCTGGACGCGTACGGCCACGTCAACAACGCCCGCTTCCTCACCCTGTACGAGGAGGCCCGGGTGGCGCTGATGTTCGTCGGCGGCCGGGCCTGGGGGCTGAACTCGTTCGCCGACGGTGTGGTGATCGCCCGGCACGAGGTGGACTACCTGCGTCCGGTCGACTACGCCCTCGGCCGGGCCACCGCCGAGCAGGCGCCGATGGTCCGGATCGAGCTGTGGGTGGAGGAGATCAAGGCATCCCGGTTCACCATCGGCTACGAGCTGTTCGACGGCGAGACGCTGGCCAGTCGGGCCCGGTCGGTGCTGGTCCCGTACGACCTCGAACAGGGACGGCCCCGCCGGCTCACCGAGGACGAGCGGGCCTTCCTGCGGCCCTACCAGCTGTCGTGA
- the ettA gene encoding energy-dependent translational throttle protein EttA, with translation MAQYIYVLEKARKAHGDKVVLDNVTLSFLPGAKIGVVGPNGAGKSSLFKIMAGLDRPSNGEARLMPGYTVGMLAQEPPLNDAKTVLGNIEEAVAETKAKLERFNKIAEQMATDYTDELMEEMGRLQEELDNEDAWDIDSKLELAMDALRCPPPDADVIQLSGGERRRVALCKLLLEAPDLLLLDEPTNHLDAESVQWLEQHLAKYAGTVMAITHDRYFLDKVAGWILELDRGRAIGYEGNYSTYLEKKAARLAVEGRRDAKMKKRLTEELEWVRSNAKARQTKSKARLDRYEEMATEAEKTRKLDFEEIQIPPGPRLGNTVIEAHQLTKGFGDRTLIENLGFTLPRNGIVGIIGPNGVGKTTLFKTIVGLEQPTDGSVKVGETVKLSYVDQNREGLDGDKTVWEIVSDGLDYLMVGKVEMPSRAYVAAFGFKGPDQQKPTKVLSGGERNRLNLALTLKIGGNVILLDEPTNDLDVETLSSLENALLEFPGCAVVISHDRMFLDRVATHILSWEGDDENMAKWFWFEGNFDAYEKNKIDRLGAEAARPHRITYRKLTRD, from the coding sequence GTGGCCCAGTACATCTACGTTCTGGAAAAGGCGCGCAAGGCGCACGGCGACAAGGTCGTGCTCGACAACGTGACGCTGAGCTTCCTGCCCGGGGCCAAGATCGGTGTGGTCGGCCCGAACGGCGCCGGTAAGTCCAGTCTGTTCAAGATCATGGCGGGGCTGGACCGGCCGAGCAACGGCGAGGCCCGGCTGATGCCCGGCTACACCGTCGGCATGCTCGCCCAGGAACCGCCGCTCAACGACGCCAAGACCGTCCTCGGCAACATCGAGGAGGCGGTCGCGGAGACCAAGGCCAAGCTGGAGCGGTTCAACAAGATCGCCGAGCAGATGGCCACGGACTACACCGACGAGCTGATGGAGGAGATGGGTCGGCTCCAGGAGGAGTTGGACAACGAGGACGCCTGGGACATCGACTCCAAGCTCGAACTCGCCATGGACGCCCTGCGCTGCCCGCCGCCGGACGCCGACGTCATCCAGCTCTCCGGTGGTGAGCGCCGCCGGGTCGCGCTGTGCAAGCTGCTGCTGGAGGCGCCCGACCTGCTGCTGCTCGACGAGCCGACCAACCACCTGGACGCGGAGAGCGTGCAGTGGCTGGAGCAGCACCTGGCCAAGTACGCCGGCACCGTCATGGCCATCACCCACGACCGGTACTTCCTGGACAAGGTCGCCGGCTGGATCCTGGAGCTCGACCGCGGCCGGGCCATCGGGTACGAGGGCAACTACTCCACCTACCTGGAGAAGAAGGCCGCCCGGCTGGCCGTCGAGGGGCGCCGCGACGCCAAGATGAAGAAGCGGCTCACCGAGGAACTCGAATGGGTCCGGTCCAACGCCAAGGCCCGGCAGACCAAGTCCAAGGCGCGGCTGGACCGCTACGAGGAGATGGCCACCGAGGCGGAGAAGACCCGCAAGCTCGACTTCGAGGAGATCCAGATCCCGCCGGGCCCGCGCCTGGGCAACACGGTGATCGAGGCGCACCAGCTGACCAAGGGCTTCGGCGACCGGACCCTGATCGAGAACCTCGGCTTCACCCTGCCGCGCAACGGCATCGTCGGCATCATCGGCCCCAACGGCGTCGGCAAGACCACCCTGTTCAAGACCATCGTCGGGCTGGAGCAGCCGACCGACGGCTCGGTCAAGGTCGGCGAGACCGTGAAGCTGTCGTACGTCGACCAGAACCGGGAGGGTCTGGACGGCGACAAGACCGTCTGGGAGATCGTCTCCGACGGGCTCGACTACCTGATGGTCGGCAAGGTCGAGATGCCGTCCCGGGCGTACGTGGCCGCCTTCGGCTTCAAGGGCCCGGACCAGCAGAAGCCGACCAAGGTGCTCTCCGGCGGCGAGCGCAACCGGCTCAACCTCGCGCTCACGCTGAAGATCGGCGGGAACGTGATCCTGCTCGACGAGCCGACCAACGACCTCGACGTCGAGACGCTGTCCTCGCTGGAGAACGCGCTGCTGGAGTTCCCCGGCTGTGCCGTGGTCATCTCGCACGACCGGATGTTCCTGGACCGGGTGGCAACGCACATCCTGTCCTGGGAGGGTGACGACGAGAACATGGCGAAGTGGTTCTGGTTCGAGGGCAACTTCGACGCGTACGAGAAAAACAAGATCGACCGGCTCGGCGCGGAGGCGGCCCGACCGCACCGGATCACCTACCGCAAGCTCACCCGTGACTAG
- a CDS encoding alpha,alpha-trehalose-phosphate synthase (UDP-forming), translating to MTDRSSFVVVANRLPVDEVNTPEGRQWRRSPGGLVTALHPVLVQHQGTWVGWAGGVGAAPEPFDLEGIGLHPVPLSAEELERYYEGQSNATIWPLYHDAVETPAYKRRWREAYRLVNARFAEAAAEVAAEGATVWVQDYQLQLVPAMLRELRPDLRIGFFLHIPFPPIELFMQMPLRAEVLRGLLGADLVGFQQRLAAQNFVRLARHLLGLRYEGQMIQVDGRQVKAGAFPISIDVAEMERMAADPAVQARAKQIRAELGDPKTVVLGVDRLDYTKGIELRLKAFRELLADGKLTVPDAVMVQVATPSRERVEHYQALRVKVEREVGRINGEFGRVGVPAVHYLHQSYSRSELAALYCAADVMMVTPLRDGMNLVAKEYVASRADSGGALVLSEFAGAATELRQAFLCNPHDPDGVKDALLRAVHVDKVEARRRMRIMQRHLRTHDVEHWARSFLNELGVPETEAV from the coding sequence GTGACGGATCGTAGCTCGTTCGTAGTCGTGGCGAATCGTCTGCCGGTCGACGAGGTGAACACCCCAGAGGGACGGCAATGGCGCCGGAGCCCGGGGGGCCTGGTCACCGCCCTGCACCCGGTCCTCGTGCAGCACCAGGGCACCTGGGTGGGGTGGGCCGGTGGCGTCGGCGCGGCCCCGGAACCGTTCGATCTTGAGGGCATCGGGCTGCACCCGGTGCCGCTGAGCGCCGAGGAACTGGAGCGCTACTACGAGGGCCAGTCGAACGCCACCATCTGGCCGCTCTACCACGACGCGGTGGAGACCCCGGCCTACAAGCGTCGCTGGCGGGAGGCGTACCGGCTGGTCAACGCGCGGTTCGCGGAGGCCGCCGCGGAGGTGGCGGCGGAAGGCGCGACCGTCTGGGTGCAGGACTACCAGCTTCAGCTCGTGCCGGCGATGCTGCGCGAGCTCCGCCCGGACCTACGGATAGGTTTCTTCCTCCATATCCCATTCCCGCCGATCGAACTGTTCATGCAGATGCCGCTACGCGCCGAGGTGCTGCGCGGGCTGCTCGGCGCCGACCTGGTCGGGTTCCAGCAGCGGCTGGCGGCACAGAACTTCGTCCGGCTGGCCCGGCACCTGCTCGGCCTGCGGTACGAGGGCCAGATGATCCAGGTCGACGGGCGTCAGGTGAAGGCCGGCGCCTTCCCCATCTCGATCGACGTCGCCGAGATGGAGCGGATGGCGGCCGACCCGGCGGTGCAGGCGCGGGCCAAGCAGATCCGGGCCGAACTGGGCGACCCGAAGACCGTCGTGCTCGGCGTCGACCGGCTCGACTACACCAAGGGCATCGAGCTTCGACTGAAGGCATTCCGCGAGCTTCTCGCTGACGGAAAGTTGACAGTTCCCGACGCCGTTATGGTGCAGGTGGCCACGCCGAGCCGCGAGCGGGTCGAGCACTACCAGGCACTACGCGTGAAGGTCGAGCGCGAAGTTGGCCGGATTAATGGGGAATTTGGCCGGGTGGGCGTGCCTGCTGTTCACTATCTGCACCAGTCGTACAGTCGCAGTGAACTTGCCGCGCTCTACTGCGCGGCAGATGTGATGATGGTGACCCCACTGCGAGACGGAATGAACCTGGTGGCCAAGGAGTACGTTGCATCGCGCGCCGACTCTGGCGGCGCGCTCGTGCTCAGTGAGTTTGCCGGCGCCGCCACCGAGTTGCGCCAGGCCTTCCTCTGTAACCCGCACGACCCCGACGGGGTGAAGGACGCGCTGTTGCGCGCGGTCCACGTCGACAAGGTGGAAGCACGGAGGCGCATGCGGATCATGCAGCGTCACCTGCGTACCCACGATGTCGAACACTGGGCCCGGTCTTTCCTGAACGAGCTGGGCGTGCCCGAAACGGAGGCAGTGTGA